The following coding sequences lie in one Saimiri boliviensis isolate mSaiBol1 chromosome 6, mSaiBol1.pri, whole genome shotgun sequence genomic window:
- the TMEM258 gene encoding dolichyl-diphosphooligosaccharide--protein glycosyltransferase subunit TMEM258 isoform X1 — protein sequence MELEAMSRYTSPVNPAVFPHLTVVLLAIGMFFTAWFFVYEVTSTKYTRDIYKELLISLVASLFMGFGVLFLLLWVGIYV from the exons atg GAGCTCGAGGCCATGAGCAGATACACCAGCCCAGTGAACCCAGCTGTCTTCCCCCATCTGACCGTGGTGCTTTTGGCCATCGGCATGTTCTTCACTGCCTGGTTCTTCGT TTACGAGGTCACCTCTACCAAGTACACTCGTGATATCTATAAAGAGCTCCTCATCTCCTTGGTGGCCTCACTCTTCATGGGCTTTGGAGTCCTCTTCCTGCTGCTCTGGGTTGGCATCTATGTGTGA
- the TMEM258 gene encoding dolichyl-diphosphooligosaccharide--protein glycosyltransferase subunit TMEM258 isoform X2: MELEAMSRYTSPVNPAVFPHLTVVLLAIGMFFTAWFFVYEVTSTKYTRDIYKELLISLVASLFMGFGVLFLLLWVGIYV; encoded by the exons atg GAGCTCGAGGCCATGAGCAGATACACCAGCCCAGTGAACCCAGCTGTCTTCCCCCATCTGACCGTGGTGCTTTTGGCCATCGGCATGTTCTTCACTGCCTGGTTCTTCGT TTACGAGGTCACCTCTACCAAGTACACTCGTGATATCTATAAAGAGCTCCTCATCTCCTTGGTGGCCTCACTCTTCATGGGCTTTGGAGTCCTCTTCCTGCTGCTCTGGGTTGGCATCTATGT GTAA